The following are encoded in a window of Sutcliffiella horikoshii genomic DNA:
- a CDS encoding MFS transporter → MISKLISTFGSQVYAFAISFYILQLTGSATSFATNLLCNILPRTLAGPFVGAITDRYSRKKIVIISQVATTLAITGLLIYTLTSGLSLIAIYTTTCILSLTSMFSGIAFTSSITGLIDQARIQKAMAMNQMAISFAAIGSPAVGGLLYGTVPIPVFLVMFIVASVIAVILESTMNFRLFSGEKSSVEKGEQKESMWQSMKAGLSYIRFQKTIMVMLWISLLINFLFGAYEVGYSYILIEKLQIESQHFGLTQGAFSLGMLLMSVYFSARKEVRFPLLLSKRGIIGLGAVMGSISLPLLLSMNYWMMFSYFMILMFSFGSLIIIVNTPLQVMLQKTIADEFKGRVFSIIETMAMALIPLGMVIYGVLYDIFPGEWILLLSAGMLIVITLIMARPSVIRKVHPEIGEKQSGRVVETGSVAR, encoded by the coding sequence ATGATTAGTAAATTAATCTCCACTTTCGGATCACAGGTATATGCATTTGCTATCAGCTTCTATATTTTGCAGCTTACTGGTTCTGCAACAAGCTTTGCGACAAACCTTCTATGTAATATTCTACCACGAACACTTGCTGGGCCATTTGTTGGAGCTATCACTGACCGATATTCTAGAAAAAAGATTGTTATAATCTCACAAGTAGCCACAACCCTTGCTATCACAGGACTTCTCATATACACCCTTACATCAGGACTCTCTCTCATAGCGATTTACACAACAACTTGTATCCTTTCGTTGACTTCCATGTTTTCAGGCATTGCATTTACTTCATCTATTACAGGTTTAATTGATCAAGCTCGAATTCAAAAAGCAATGGCGATGAATCAGATGGCGATTTCCTTTGCTGCAATAGGAAGCCCTGCCGTTGGTGGTCTTTTATATGGAACTGTTCCTATACCTGTTTTCCTTGTTATGTTTATTGTTGCCTCTGTCATTGCGGTAATTTTGGAATCAACGATGAACTTCCGCTTGTTTTCTGGTGAAAAGAGTAGTGTAGAGAAGGGGGAGCAGAAGGAATCTATGTGGCAAAGCATGAAAGCAGGCTTAAGCTATATACGATTCCAAAAAACCATTATGGTCATGCTCTGGATTAGTTTGCTCATTAATTTCCTTTTCGGAGCTTATGAAGTGGGCTATTCGTATATCTTGATTGAGAAATTGCAAATAGAGTCGCAGCATTTCGGTTTGACCCAAGGAGCATTTTCTCTTGGCATGTTGCTAATGTCGGTTTATTTTTCTGCTAGAAAAGAAGTGCGATTTCCGTTGCTACTTTCAAAACGAGGGATTATAGGTCTTGGGGCAGTTATGGGATCAATCTCTCTGCCGCTTTTATTATCAATGAATTATTGGATGATGTTCTCCTATTTTATGATACTCATGTTCAGTTTCGGATCGCTTATCATTATCGTCAATACGCCATTGCAAGTGATGCTTCAAAAGACCATTGCTGACGAATTCAAAGGGCGTGTATTTTCTATTATTGAAACGATGGCGATGGCACTTATTCCACTTGGGATGGTCATTTACGGTGTGTTGTATGATATCTTTCCTGGGGAGTGGATCTTGCTCTTATCAGCGGGGATGCTCATCGTTATTACACTCATCATGGCGAGGCCGTCGGTTATTCGAAAAGTGCACCCAGAGATTGGTGAGAAGCAGAGTGGCCGTGTTGTGGAGACGGGGAGTGTGGCACGTTAA
- a CDS encoding class F sortase — MKLLTALSFMLLLLVGCSSGTAGDQTTEKESPNEATAAPTNQKTPLPTRTQTTNENGKVIKDESISIEPHRIEIASIGVDALVEQVGVIENGQMGVPESFETVGWYNEGPMPGERGNSVISGHVDSRNGPAVFFELKNLEAGDEIIVSNADGESLTYVVDRIETYPEDESPVEALFDYSFQSNLNLITCTGTFNRESRNYSDRLVVYSSLKK, encoded by the coding sequence ATGAAACTACTAACCGCTTTATCATTTATGCTTCTTTTACTGGTCGGATGCAGTTCGGGGACAGCTGGTGATCAAACTACGGAAAAAGAATCTCCAAACGAAGCAACTGCGGCCCCTACCAATCAAAAAACTCCCCTCCCTACCCGTACACAAACAACAAATGAAAACGGGAAAGTCATAAAAGATGAATCGATCAGTATTGAACCCCACCGAATCGAAATCGCCTCTATCGGTGTCGATGCACTAGTTGAACAAGTAGGGGTTATCGAAAACGGTCAAATGGGCGTCCCCGAATCTTTCGAGACAGTCGGCTGGTATAATGAAGGCCCCATGCCAGGAGAGCGCGGAAACTCCGTCATCTCTGGACATGTCGACAGCCGCAACGGCCCTGCAGTGTTTTTCGAGTTAAAAAATCTAGAAGCTGGTGACGAAATTATTGTTTCTAATGCAGATGGCGAATCCCTGACCTATGTGGTGGACAGAATAGAAACCTATCCCGAGGATGAGTCTCCTGTAGAAGCCCTCTTTGATTATTCTTTCCAGAGCAATTTAAACCTGATTACCTGTACAGGAACGTTTAACCGGGAAAGTAGGAATTACTCCGATCGGTTGGTTGTGTATAGTAGTTTGAAGAAGTGA